AGATGTCGAAGGCGCTCGGCTCGATCGGCCCGGTGATGGGCCTCGCGGCGGTCAGCGGCCCGATCCTCGGCGCCGTACTCACTCACGCGAACCTGTTCGGCACCTCCTGGCGCGCCGTGTTCCTGGTCAACGTGCCGCTCAGCCTCGGGGTGCTGGCCGCTGCGCAGAAGCTGATGGAGGATCGGGCCCCGCGCCGCCCCGGGATCGATCCGGTCGGCACCGTGCTGGTCATGGCCGGTGTGGGCCTGATCGTCTACCCGCTGATCAACGTCGGCAGCGGCCGGCTGTCCGCGGGGGAGTGGGCCGCCATGGCCGGCGGCGCGGTCATCCTGGCCGTCTTCGCCCTGCAGCAGCGCCACGCCGCCGCGGCCGGCCGGCTCCCGCTCGTCGAGGTCAGCCTGCTGCGAGACCGCACCTTCCCGGCCGCCCTGGTCACCTCCACCCTGTTCTTCGGCACCATCACCGGGCTGACCCTGGTGATCGTGCTCGAACTGCAGATGGGCGCGGACGAGAGCGTGCTGACCGCCGGCCTCACCCTGGTGCCCTGGTCCGTCGGGTCCGGCGTCGCGTCCTGGATCGCCGGCGCACGCCTGGTCGGCCGGTACGGGCATAAGCTCACCGGCATCGGACTGGCCGTCATGCTCGTCGGCCTCGCCGCCACGCTCGCCGTCTACCACCAGGCCGATCCGAGCGGCTCGTACCCCAAGGCGCTTCCGGTCGCGCTCGCCGTCGTCGGCGTCGGCGGGGGCCTGTTCAGCCCGACGTTCTTCACCACCGCGCTGCACCAGGTCCGCCCGCAGGAGATCGGCTCCGCGGCCGGTCTGCTCAACGCCGTCCAGCAACTCGGCGCGACGCTCGGCGTGGCGGTGCTCGGCAGTGTCTACTTCCTCTCGGCTCGCAGCGGCCGGCCGGAAACCGCGCTGCACGCCATTCAGGTCGTCTTCCTGGGCGCCCTCGCCGTCATCGCGCTCACCGTCCCCGTCAGCGCCCTGATGGTGCGGCGGTCGCGGTAAACGCCGAAAGCTCAACCGTTTGACTGTTGGTCAACCGGTTGAGCTTTCGGCGGTGGATCCAGGGTCAGCCGGCTGCCTGGAACGCCTTCGTCAGTGCGGCTTCCACGTCCTGGGTCGTCGCCCCGCCCGAGTCCCCGGCGCTCGGGTAGCTCAGTACGGTGATCTTCGGGTACGTCGAGGAACGCGCGTTCGCCGCCTGAGCGGGCAGCTGTCCGGCGGCGAGGATGACGTCGCAGCCGCGACCGGCCAGAGTGTTGAAATACGTCTCCGCGTTGGTCAGCGTCTGGTCGCCCTGGACGGCGAGGTAGCTGGTCTGTTCCGTGGTCTTCGCCGAGGCTTGCTGCATTCCGGACCAGACCACTGAAGCGGCGGGCCCGGTGATGCCGCTGCTGTCGGTGAGTAGGCAGGCGCTGTAGTCGGCGTACTGCCGCGAGCGCGAAGCCGGGTGGTACGGGGCCGGGGAGGATTGGGTCTCCAGGACCGCGAGTGTGACCACGCCGGCTACGACCACGACGCCGATCGCCGCCGAGGGCCGCGGGTGCCGACGCATCAATGTTCGAAGGCGCTCGACTCCGGACAACAGGGTACTGACAGCGCGGACGAGCGTCCGGCGGTCGGCTTCCTCCACCCGCGCTTTCGGCAGATTGTTGCGGTTGCGAGTTCCACTGCGTGCCATGGTGCGGGAGCGTACATCAGGTCGAGTCCCGTAGTCACCGGCGGTCACGACCGGGCGAAGCGCGGTCGCGCGGACGTTCGATGTGATGCATCTCATAGTTTACTCAACGAGCTGCAATCAGGCTCTTGTGTCTCGAAACAGGGGTCTGGTATATCTGTCCGCGACGTGGCGGTGACGCCACGTCTCTCGCTGTTCGTGTGCTGAGATGGGTGAGCTGCTGTGGGTGGGAAG
This genomic window from Actinospica robiniae DSM 44927 contains:
- a CDS encoding MFS transporter, which gives rise to MTATTRAQAEVGTTYRWRWLGLAALLTGEAMNLLDSTIVQVAAPVMHARLGGSAADVQWFSSAYTLPFALLLVTGGRLGDIAGRRRIFRIGVVVFMLASLGCALAPTAGVLICLRVVQGCGAALIIPQTIGLIKTMFQGPEMSKALGSIGPVMGLAAVSGPILGAVLTHANLFGTSWRAVFLVNVPLSLGVLAAAQKLMEDRAPRRPGIDPVGTVLVMAGVGLIVYPLINVGSGRLSAGEWAAMAGGAVILAVFALQQRHAAAAGRLPLVEVSLLRDRTFPAALVTSTLFFGTITGLTLVIVLELQMGADESVLTAGLTLVPWSVGSGVASWIAGARLVGRYGHKLTGIGLAVMLVGLAATLAVYHQADPSGSYPKALPVALAVVGVGGGLFSPTFFTTALHQVRPQEIGSAAGLLNAVQQLGATLGVAVLGSVYFLSARSGRPETALHAIQVVFLGALAVIALTVPVSALMVRRSR